A single window of Selenomonas sputigena DNA harbors:
- a CDS encoding ABC transporter permease: MDLIIPTISQGLLWALLAIGVYLTFRVLDIADLTVEGSFPLGAATAASLLAAGVTPLLAIFAAFVAGMISGVITGLLTTKLKIPALLAGILTMIALYSVNLRIMGKANLPLLNTETIFTQAQSFGLTREVAVLAMGFLVVVVISVACYYFFGTELGAAIRATGDNPHMIRANGVNTDMTIILGLLLSNGLVAISGALVAQSNGFADVGMGVGTIVIGLASVIIGEVLFGTRSFKNCLLSVIGGSIVYRAVIAIVLELGMPPNDLKLFTAALVALALSLPLIQARIRRAKGGSR; the protein is encoded by the coding sequence ATGGATCTCATCATACCAACGATTTCCCAAGGACTCCTTTGGGCGCTCCTCGCCATCGGCGTCTACCTGACCTTCCGCGTCCTCGACATCGCTGACCTCACCGTCGAGGGCAGCTTCCCTCTGGGCGCGGCGACGGCAGCGAGCCTCCTTGCCGCCGGCGTCACACCGCTTCTCGCCATCTTCGCGGCCTTCGTCGCGGGCATGATCTCAGGCGTCATCACGGGACTTCTGACGACGAAGCTCAAGATCCCCGCGCTTCTCGCCGGCATCCTCACGATGATCGCGCTCTACTCCGTGAATCTTCGCATCATGGGCAAGGCGAACCTGCCGCTCCTCAATACAGAGACGATCTTCACGCAGGCACAGAGCTTCGGCCTCACGCGCGAAGTCGCCGTGCTCGCCATGGGCTTTCTCGTCGTCGTCGTGATCAGCGTCGCGTGCTACTACTTCTTCGGTACGGAACTCGGCGCGGCGATTCGTGCGACGGGAGACAATCCGCACATGATCCGTGCGAACGGCGTCAATACCGACATGACGATCATCCTCGGCCTTCTGCTCTCAAACGGTCTTGTCGCCATCTCGGGAGCGCTCGTCGCGCAGTCGAACGGCTTTGCGGACGTCGGCATGGGCGTCGGCACGATCGTCATCGGTCTCGCCTCCGTCATCATCGGCGAGGTGCTCTTCGGCACGCGCAGCTTCAAAAACTGCCTTCTCTCCGTCATCGGCGGCTCCATCGTCTACCGCGCCGTTATCGCCATCGTCCTCGAACTCGGCATGCCGCCCAACGACCTCAAGCTCTTCACGGCGGCGCTCGTCGCGCTCGCGCTGTCCCTGCCTCTTATCCAGGCGCGCATCCGCCGCGCGAAAGGAGGCTCTCGCTGA
- a CDS encoding DNA-3-methyladenine glycosylase family protein, with amino-acid sequence MMYVPCGEKEIAYLKSKDKKLAAVIESLGVLERPVHDDVFSAVVHHIIGQQISTKAQEAVWARLCEKVCTVDAAHLLSLGREELQAVGTSFRKVDYIMDFAEKVANRDFNIAALYAMSDDEVICALSSLKGIGDWTAEMLLIFTLRRPDVLSFGDLGIQRGLRMLYRHKEIDRRRFERYKKRYSPYASTASLYLWAIAGGAIEGLSDPAARKK; translated from the coding sequence ATGATGTATGTTCCCTGCGGCGAAAAGGAAATCGCCTATTTGAAGTCCAAGGACAAGAAACTCGCCGCCGTCATCGAGAGCCTCGGTGTGCTGGAGCGTCCCGTGCATGACGACGTGTTTTCCGCCGTCGTGCATCACATCATCGGGCAGCAGATCTCGACGAAGGCGCAGGAAGCCGTCTGGGCAAGGCTCTGTGAGAAGGTCTGCACGGTGGATGCGGCGCATCTGCTTTCCCTTGGACGCGAGGAACTGCAGGCCGTCGGCACGAGTTTTCGCAAGGTCGACTACATCATGGACTTTGCCGAGAAGGTTGCGAACCGTGATTTCAATATCGCCGCCTTGTATGCGATGAGCGATGACGAGGTCATCTGCGCCCTCTCCTCACTCAAAGGCATCGGCGACTGGACGGCGGAAATGCTGCTGATCTTCACGCTACGGCGTCCCGACGTCCTGAGCTTCGGCGACCTCGGCATACAGCGCGGCCTGCGGATGCTCTACCGGCACAAGGAAATCGACCGCAGGAGATTCGAGCGCTACAAGAAGCGCTACTCTCCCTACGCAAGTACCGCCAGCCTCTACCTATGGGCGATTGCAGGTGGCGCAATCGAGGGATTGAGCGATCCGGCCGCGCGAAAGAAATAG
- a CDS encoding ABC transporter ATP-binding protein: MLKLQNVAKTFNPGTITEKYALRGVTLHLSPGDFVTVIGGNGAGKSTLMNSIAGTFRVDAGSIVIAGTDITKWPEHKRAKYIGRVFQDPMMGTAAGMMIEENLAIAARRGNAPRLRWSFSKAQRERFRELLAGLDLGLEDRLESKVGLLSGGQRQALTLLMATMAEPKLLLLDEHTAALDPKTAEKVLDITKSIVEKRKLTTLMITHNMKDALRLGNRLIMMHEGNILVDVKGEEKSRLTVRDLLALFEKAAGNEMANDSLLLS, from the coding sequence ATGCTCAAACTTCAAAACGTCGCCAAGACCTTCAATCCCGGCACAATCACAGAAAAGTACGCGCTCCGAGGCGTCACGCTGCACCTTTCGCCCGGCGACTTCGTGACCGTCATCGGCGGCAACGGCGCGGGAAAGTCGACGCTGATGAACTCCATCGCCGGCACCTTCCGTGTCGATGCGGGCAGCATCGTCATCGCGGGCACAGACATCACGAAATGGCCCGAGCACAAGCGTGCCAAGTACATCGGACGAGTCTTCCAAGACCCCATGATGGGCACGGCAGCGGGCATGATGATTGAAGAGAACCTCGCCATCGCCGCACGCCGCGGCAATGCACCGCGTCTTCGCTGGAGCTTCTCCAAAGCGCAGCGCGAACGCTTCCGCGAGCTTCTGGCGGGACTCGACCTCGGCCTCGAAGATCGTCTCGAATCCAAGGTCGGCCTTCTCTCGGGTGGTCAGCGCCAAGCCCTGACGCTTCTCATGGCAACGATGGCCGAGCCTAAGCTCCTACTCCTCGACGAGCACACGGCGGCGCTCGACCCCAAGACGGCGGAAAAAGTTCTCGACATCACAAAATCCATCGTAGAAAAACGCAAGCTCACGACGCTCATGATCACGCACAACATGAAGGACGCCCTTCGCCTCGGCAACCGCCTCATCATGATGCACGAAGGAAACATCCTCGTCGACGTCAAAGGCGAAGAAAAATCGCGCCTGACCGTGCGCGACCTGCTCGCGCTCTTTGAAAAAGCGGCGGGCAACGAAATGGCGAATGACAGTCTGCTGCTGTCGTGA
- the hcp gene encoding hydroxylamine reductase, with amino-acid sequence MENKMFCFQCQETAGCKGCTQVGVCGKKPEVAGLQDLLVYVTKGISAVSTALREAGKTVSQAVNDRVTLNLFITITNANFDDAAIADAIEETLSMKEDLLKELADTSKLPAAALWNGARSEFQEKAASADVGVLATENEDVRSLRELATYGLKGMAAYNHHANVVDYRDEAIDAFMQKALAKLLDDSLSGDDLTALVLETGKYGVDVMALLDKANTETYGNPEITKVDLGVRKNPGILISGHDLKDLKELLDQTEGTGVDVYTHGEMLPAHYYPAFKKYAHFAGNYGNAWWQQKEEFEAFNGPILMTTNCIVPPKASYQDRIFTTAAVGFPGCPHIEEKNGKKDFSAVIELAKKCAPPKELEQGEIVGGFAHEQVFALADKVVDAVKSGAIKKFVVMAGCDGRHKTRSYYRDFAEALPKDTVILTAGCAKYKYIKLNLGDIGGIPRVLDAGQCNDSYSLALIALKLKEVFGLADVNELPVVYNIAWYEQKAVIVLLALLHLGVKNIHLGPTLPAFLSPNVANVLVETFGIGGITDVESDIKSMIG; translated from the coding sequence ATGGAGAACAAGATGTTTTGCTTTCAGTGTCAGGAGACGGCGGGCTGCAAAGGCTGTACGCAGGTGGGCGTTTGCGGCAAGAAGCCGGAGGTCGCAGGACTTCAAGACCTTTTGGTTTATGTGACGAAAGGGATTTCTGCTGTTTCGACGGCGTTGCGCGAGGCGGGAAAGACGGTTTCCCAAGCGGTCAATGATCGCGTCACGCTGAATCTCTTCATCACGATTACGAATGCGAACTTCGACGATGCAGCGATTGCCGATGCGATCGAAGAGACGCTCAGCATGAAGGAAGATCTGCTGAAGGAGCTTGCCGACACGTCGAAGCTTCCGGCGGCGGCTCTTTGGAACGGTGCGAGGAGCGAATTCCAGGAAAAGGCGGCCTCGGCAGACGTTGGTGTTCTCGCGACGGAGAACGAGGACGTTCGTAGCCTCAGGGAGCTTGCGACGTACGGCCTCAAGGGTATGGCGGCGTACAATCATCATGCGAATGTCGTCGACTATCGCGATGAGGCGATCGACGCCTTCATGCAGAAGGCGTTGGCGAAGCTTCTTGACGACAGCCTCTCGGGCGACGACCTCACGGCTCTCGTGCTGGAGACGGGTAAGTACGGCGTCGATGTCATGGCGCTCCTGGACAAGGCGAATACGGAGACTTACGGCAATCCGGAAATCACGAAGGTTGATCTCGGAGTGCGCAAGAACCCGGGCATCTTGATTTCGGGTCACGATCTTAAGGATCTGAAGGAATTGCTCGATCAGACGGAGGGCACGGGCGTCGACGTTTATACGCACGGCGAAATGCTGCCTGCGCACTACTATCCGGCATTTAAGAAGTACGCACACTTCGCGGGCAACTACGGCAATGCTTGGTGGCAGCAGAAGGAAGAGTTTGAGGCGTTCAACGGCCCGATTCTCATGACGACGAACTGCATTGTGCCGCCGAAGGCGAGCTATCAGGATCGCATCTTCACAACGGCTGCCGTCGGTTTCCCCGGCTGTCCGCATATCGAAGAGAAGAATGGCAAGAAGGACTTCTCCGCTGTCATCGAGTTGGCGAAGAAGTGTGCGCCTCCGAAGGAATTGGAGCAGGGCGAGATCGTCGGTGGCTTTGCGCATGAGCAGGTCTTTGCGCTTGCCGACAAGGTGGTTGACGCCGTGAAGTCGGGCGCAATCAAGAAGTTTGTCGTCATGGCCGGCTGTGACGGTCGTCATAAGACACGCAGCTATTACCGCGATTTCGCCGAGGCTCTGCCGAAGGACACGGTCATTCTGACGGCGGGCTGCGCGAAGTACAAGTACATTAAGCTCAATCTCGGCGATATCGGCGGCATTCCGCGCGTGCTCGATGCGGGTCAGTGCAACGATTCGTACTCGCTGGCGCTCATCGCGCTGAAGCTCAAGGAAGTCTTCGGCCTCGCCGATGTGAACGAACTGCCGGTTGTCTACAACATCGCATGGTATGAGCAGAAGGCGGTTATCGTCCTCCTCGCGCTCCTGCACCTCGGCGTGAAGAACATCCATCTCGGACCGACGCTTCCGGCGTTCCTCTCGCCGAACGTCGCGAACGTGCTCGTCGAGACCTTCGGCATCGGCGGCATCACGGACGTCGAGAGCGACATCAAGAGCATGATCGGCTGA
- a CDS encoding ABC transporter substrate-binding protein, whose product MHISKKFKALILGASLLTASLGFVGCGQSATKDVKIGVVQLVEHNALDAANKGFADGLKERGFEEGKNISIDRQNAQADQSNLQNIAQRFVNAKMNLVCAIATPAAQSMANATHDIPIVGTAITDYVGAKLAASNEKPGGNVTGTSDMSPIKEQVDLMLKICPEVKTIGIIYCSSEVNSEVQAKAIAEYAESRGLKVRTATISTVNDIQQAANSLVGDVDAFFEPTDNIMASAVPTLLSITNPAKKPVFCSEDNWVKAGALATYGIDYYKLGVQTGHMAADILEGKKKPADMPIEMAKELKVSINKKNAETLGIQIPADILKDAQIFE is encoded by the coding sequence ATGCACATTTCCAAAAAATTCAAGGCGCTCATCCTCGGCGCTTCTCTTCTCACAGCGAGCCTCGGTTTCGTAGGCTGCGGCCAAAGCGCCACAAAGGACGTGAAGATCGGCGTCGTGCAGCTCGTCGAGCACAATGCGCTCGATGCGGCGAACAAGGGATTCGCCGACGGACTCAAGGAGCGCGGCTTCGAGGAAGGAAAGAACATCTCCATCGACCGCCAGAACGCGCAGGCCGATCAATCGAACTTGCAGAACATCGCGCAGCGCTTCGTCAACGCGAAGATGAATCTCGTCTGTGCGATCGCGACGCCCGCCGCACAGAGCATGGCGAACGCGACGCACGACATTCCCATCGTCGGCACGGCGATCACGGACTACGTCGGCGCGAAGCTCGCCGCCTCGAACGAGAAGCCCGGCGGCAATGTCACGGGAACGAGCGACATGAGTCCCATCAAGGAGCAGGTCGACCTCATGCTGAAGATCTGCCCCGAGGTCAAGACCATCGGCATCATCTACTGCTCAAGCGAAGTCAACTCCGAGGTGCAGGCGAAGGCGATTGCCGAGTACGCCGAGAGCCGTGGGCTGAAGGTGCGCACGGCGACGATCTCGACCGTCAATGACATCCAGCAGGCGGCGAACAGCCTCGTCGGCGACGTCGACGCCTTCTTCGAGCCGACGGACAACATCATGGCCTCCGCCGTCCCGACACTTCTTTCCATCACGAATCCAGCGAAGAAGCCCGTGTTCTGCAGCGAGGACAACTGGGTCAAGGCGGGGGCGCTTGCGACCTACGGCATTGACTACTACAAGCTCGGCGTGCAGACGGGTCACATGGCCGCCGACATCCTCGAAGGCAAGAAGAAGCCCGCTGACATGCCGATCGAGATGGCGAAGGAACTCAAAGTCAGCATCAACAAGAAGAACGCGGAAACGCTCGGCATCCAGATTCCTGCCGACATCTTGAAGGATGCGCAGATTTTCGAATAA
- a CDS encoding replication-associated recombination protein A, translating into MEQESLFRREIDLPLAARMRPKSLADYVGQQHLVGKGKMLRKLIAEDKIFSMIFWGPPGVGKTTLARIIARETKARFIDFSAVTSGIKEIRTVMQEAEKNTAYGERTILFVDEIHRFNKAQQDAFLPFVEKGSIILIGATTENPSFEINSALLSRCRVFVLKALQKEDILGLLRRALAAPEGFGEQKVEIADDLLEALAVFANGDARTALSTLEIVVLNGEVEKDAIRVTRETVEQCLEKKSLLYDKKGEEHYNLISALHKSMRNSDADASVYWLARMLEAGEDPLYIARRIVRFASEDVGLADPRALELAVAAYQACHFIGMPECSVHLTEAAVYMALAPKSNAMEVAYLKAKADATKRLAEPVPLVIRNAVTRLMKDEGYGKGYQYAHNTKDKLTNMQCLPDDLLGSVYYEPTEEGLEGRFKARLADIKRWKKEHGAK; encoded by the coding sequence ATGGAACAGGAATCACTTTTTCGGCGAGAGATCGATTTGCCGCTGGCGGCGCGGATGCGCCCCAAAAGTCTCGCGGATTATGTGGGGCAGCAGCACCTCGTGGGCAAGGGAAAGATGCTCAGGAAGCTCATCGCCGAGGACAAGATCTTCTCGATGATCTTCTGGGGGCCGCCGGGCGTCGGCAAGACGACGCTCGCACGCATCATCGCGCGGGAGACGAAGGCTCGTTTCATCGACTTTTCCGCCGTGACGAGCGGCATCAAGGAGATCCGCACGGTCATGCAGGAGGCGGAGAAGAACACGGCGTACGGCGAGCGCACGATTCTTTTCGTCGATGAGATCCATCGCTTCAACAAGGCGCAGCAGGACGCCTTCCTGCCGTTTGTGGAGAAGGGAAGCATCATCCTCATCGGCGCGACGACGGAGAACCCGTCGTTCGAAATCAACAGCGCTCTTCTGTCGCGCTGCCGCGTCTTTGTGCTCAAGGCCTTGCAGAAGGAGGACATTTTGGGGCTTCTGCGCCGTGCGCTCGCCGCGCCCGAGGGCTTCGGCGAGCAGAAGGTGGAAATAGCGGATGATCTTCTGGAAGCTTTGGCCGTGTTCGCCAACGGTGATGCGCGAACGGCTCTTTCCACCTTGGAGATCGTCGTTTTGAACGGCGAGGTGGAAAAGGATGCGATCCGTGTCACGCGCGAAACGGTGGAGCAGTGTTTGGAGAAGAAATCGCTGCTCTATGACAAGAAGGGAGAGGAGCATTACAATCTGATTTCGGCGCTTCACAAATCGATGCGAAACTCCGATGCTGACGCTTCGGTTTACTGGCTCGCGCGCATGTTGGAAGCGGGTGAAGATCCCTTGTACATCGCGCGGCGCATCGTGCGTTTTGCGAGCGAGGATGTGGGACTTGCTGATCCGCGCGCCTTGGAGCTTGCCGTCGCGGCGTATCAGGCGTGCCATTTCATCGGCATGCCCGAGTGCTCGGTTCATTTGACGGAGGCCGCCGTTTACATGGCGCTCGCGCCGAAATCGAATGCGATGGAAGTCGCCTATTTGAAGGCAAAGGCCGATGCGACGAAGCGCCTCGCTGAGCCTGTGCCGCTCGTCATACGGAACGCCGTGACGCGGCTCATGAAGGATGAGGGTTACGGCAAGGGTTATCAATACGCGCACAACACGAAGGACAAGCTCACGAACATGCAGTGCCTGCCCGACGATCTTCTGGGAAGCGTCTACTACGAGCCGACGGAGGAGGGGCTTGAGGGTCGCTTCAAGGCGCGGCTCGCCGATATCAAGCGCTGGAAGAAGGAGCATGGCGCGAAGTAG
- a CDS encoding methyl-accepting chemotaxis protein encodes MKLQTKSVLAFNICLIIACIVMALIGWFSANAGFDTSLQVQAASNLRIMVDNMDSLYPGDWEVRDGILYKGDHNMNEDTEIVDRFGSSCHGFVTFFAGDTRISTNVKDQNGSRNIGTKADDQIINTVLRNGAAYEGRTTILGKDYMSAYLPLKDAAGKNIGMAFIGIDVRTSDMDDVRHSFMLASVIAVLVLSGLLSFLSYIIIGKAIRPLLTLADTLSQIANGNLRVANLPEDRSDELGTLAHSANGMKARLKSVIKNVASSSESVAASSEELTASASQTTQSVTQVAENATNMAAGAAASADTIGNLTEQAHAMGETIDLLRKSAASMQNLAQKSQEVTVDGQEKVRHAITEIKAIAEQVQSSAAIVDTLGKRSDEIGTIVETISDIAEQTNLLALNAAIEAARAGEAGKGFAVVAEEVRKLAEQSGIATQDITERITAIQQDTTKAVDSIQAGNENVQRGTDAVNASGAAFDNIANQFGELEQTIRTAVDAVQAVSRTSSEMIAAMNQVQEISNKSQEDTQTISAATEEQAAAMQEMAHASQTLAELAQRLQEEVQKFQL; translated from the coding sequence ATGAAACTGCAAACAAAAAGCGTACTTGCGTTCAACATCTGTCTCATCATCGCCTGCATCGTCATGGCTTTGATCGGGTGGTTCAGTGCGAACGCAGGCTTCGACACCTCGCTGCAGGTACAGGCAGCATCGAATCTACGCATCATGGTCGACAACATGGATTCCCTTTATCCGGGGGATTGGGAAGTCCGAGACGGCATTCTTTACAAAGGCGACCATAATATGAACGAGGATACGGAGATCGTCGACCGATTCGGTAGCAGCTGTCACGGCTTCGTTACATTCTTTGCCGGCGACACGCGCATTTCGACGAATGTCAAAGACCAAAACGGCTCACGCAATATTGGCACGAAGGCTGATGACCAGATCATCAACACTGTGCTGAGAAACGGCGCGGCCTATGAAGGACGTACAACGATTCTCGGCAAGGATTACATGAGCGCCTATCTCCCCCTGAAAGACGCCGCGGGGAAAAACATCGGCATGGCATTCATCGGTATCGACGTGCGCACGTCGGACATGGACGATGTACGCCACTCCTTCATGCTCGCCAGCGTCATCGCTGTCCTCGTCTTGTCAGGACTCCTGAGCTTCCTGTCATACATCATCATCGGCAAAGCGATCCGCCCCCTGCTCACGCTCGCCGATACCTTGAGCCAAATTGCAAACGGAAACCTTCGCGTCGCCAACCTTCCAGAAGATCGCAGCGATGAACTCGGCACGCTCGCGCACAGCGCAAACGGCATGAAGGCTCGTTTGAAGAGCGTCATCAAAAATGTCGCCTCTTCCTCTGAATCCGTCGCCGCCTCTTCAGAGGAACTGACCGCCAGTGCAAGCCAGACGACGCAGTCCGTCACGCAGGTAGCGGAAAATGCCACTAACATGGCAGCGGGAGCTGCTGCCTCTGCCGATACGATAGGCAATCTGACAGAGCAGGCTCATGCGATGGGCGAGACCATCGATCTGCTGCGAAAGAGCGCGGCTTCCATGCAGAATCTCGCCCAGAAGAGTCAAGAAGTGACCGTAGACGGGCAGGAAAAAGTCCGTCATGCCATCACCGAAATCAAAGCCATCGCCGAACAAGTGCAGTCTTCGGCGGCAATCGTCGATACGCTGGGCAAGCGTTCCGACGAGATCGGTACCATCGTCGAAACCATCTCCGACATCGCGGAGCAAACGAACCTCCTCGCCCTCAACGCCGCCATCGAAGCGGCGCGTGCCGGCGAGGCCGGCAAAGGCTTCGCCGTCGTCGCCGAAGAAGTGCGAAAACTCGCCGAGCAATCGGGCATCGCCACGCAGGACATCACCGAACGCATCACCGCCATCCAGCAGGACACGACAAAAGCCGTCGATTCCATACAGGCTGGAAACGAAAATGTCCAGAGAGGCACCGATGCCGTCAATGCTTCGGGAGCAGCCTTCGACAATATCGCCAACCAGTTCGGCGAACTCGAACAGACGATCCGCACCGCCGTTGATGCCGTACAGGCAGTAAGCCGAACGAGCAGCGAGATGATCGCCGCCATGAACCAGGTGCAGGAGATCAGCAACAAATCGCAGGAAGATACACAGACGATTTCCGCCGCCACCGAGGAGCAGGCGGCCGCCATGCAGGAAATGGCGCACGCCAGCCAGACGCTTGCTGAACTCGCACAAAGACTTCAAGAAGAAGTGCAGAAGTTCCAGTTGTAA
- a CDS encoding EamA family transporter, with the protein MSSWLLYALLSALSAAFVSIFGKMGLEGLDSSVATAVRSIIMAIFLVAVMVVQGHASHLPEVFADRRALACVALSGIAGATSWLFYFMALKTGDVSRVAPIDKLSVVFAVLLAILIFEEEVSLTHGIGIFLISLGSLIIAVL; encoded by the coding sequence ATGTCCTCTTGGCTTCTCTATGCTCTCCTCTCCGCACTTTCCGCCGCCTTCGTCTCCATCTTCGGCAAGATGGGCCTTGAAGGGCTGGACAGCAGCGTCGCTACCGCTGTGCGCAGCATCATCATGGCGATCTTCCTCGTCGCGGTCATGGTCGTGCAGGGACATGCCTCACATCTACCCGAAGTGTTTGCCGACCGCAGAGCCTTGGCATGCGTCGCTTTGAGCGGCATTGCCGGAGCGACATCGTGGCTCTTCTACTTCATGGCACTGAAGACTGGCGACGTTTCGCGCGTCGCTCCCATAGACAAGCTCAGCGTCGTCTTCGCCGTCCTCCTTGCCATCCTCATTTTTGAGGAAGAAGTCAGCCTCACGCACGGCATCGGCATCTTTCTCATCTCTCTCGGCAGTTTGATCATCGCCGTACTGTAG
- a CDS encoding bacteriohemerythrin — protein MENFETGIPFIDNGHRRLLEDMEEARVALAAGHEDEYHRLSGQLLATMNDHIVKQHVYEEEIMAMSRDGELADQKEAHAHFREVIDQHKSSMNFQNDHEELTSLLHFLNEWFLQHILSSDMLIGSALKKAKAAAVEAKARAAKEARAAETAHPEEAAKAREAAPTTNEEEHASSVEKKAKTTIEAKAPAAQMPEAPAAPAKKTTKKRTAAKPANAAAPANAAAPANEDSKGDAPAAKAAEPAKKVTKASAKKPTEEAASAPTSAVKPAAKAAASKTAKPTTTVIKAKKAPADPFAFTDEFRTQIPLVDKEHETLFDLVRQTYELVHDEFRVDKFDDIIEIIEELRDYTIKHFADEERYMKSINYDGLAEQVAAHTAFVEKLNNIDFDEIDRDQEDALDKLIKFLLNWLVQHILKVDKKMPYIEEAASKLTE, from the coding sequence TTGGAAAATTTTGAAACAGGAATCCCCTTTATCGACAACGGACACCGCCGCCTCTTGGAAGACATGGAAGAAGCGCGCGTAGCGCTCGCCGCCGGTCATGAGGACGAGTACCACCGCTTGAGCGGTCAACTCCTAGCGACGATGAACGATCATATCGTCAAGCAGCACGTCTACGAAGAAGAAATCATGGCCATGTCGCGCGACGGCGAACTTGCAGATCAGAAGGAAGCGCACGCACATTTTCGCGAAGTCATCGACCAGCACAAATCCTCGATGAACTTCCAGAACGACCACGAGGAGCTTACGAGTCTCCTGCACTTCCTCAACGAATGGTTTCTGCAGCACATTTTATCGAGCGACATGCTGATCGGCAGTGCACTGAAGAAGGCAAAGGCCGCCGCCGTCGAAGCGAAGGCGCGGGCAGCAAAGGAAGCGCGGGCAGCGGAAACGGCGCACCCCGAAGAAGCCGCCAAGGCACGAGAAGCGGCACCTACAACTAACGAGGAAGAGCACGCGTCCTCCGTCGAAAAGAAGGCGAAAACGACCATCGAGGCAAAAGCACCGGCGGCCCAAATGCCAGAAGCCCCCGCCGCTCCCGCCAAAAAGACGACGAAGAAGCGCACTGCCGCGAAGCCGGCCAATGCCGCTGCACCTGCTAATGCCGCTGCACCTGCTAATGAAGACAGCAAGGGCGATGCGCCTGCCGCGAAAGCAGCCGAACCCGCAAAAAAAGTGACGAAAGCCTCCGCAAAGAAGCCCACGGAGGAAGCAGCCTCCGCACCCACTTCTGCCGTCAAACCTGCGGCAAAGGCAGCCGCGTCCAAGACGGCAAAGCCGACGACGACGGTCATCAAGGCGAAAAAGGCGCCCGCTGATCCCTTCGCCTTCACCGACGAATTCCGCACGCAGATTCCGCTCGTCGACAAGGAGCACGAAACACTCTTCGACCTGGTGCGCCAGACATACGAACTCGTGCATGACGAGTTCCGCGTCGATAAATTCGACGACATCATCGAGATCATCGAAGAACTGCGCGACTACACGATCAAGCACTTCGCCGATGAGGAGCGCTACATGAAGAGCATCAACTACGACGGCCTTGCCGAGCAGGTCGCCGCACACACAGCCTTCGTCGAGAAGCTCAACAACATCGACTTCGACGAAATCGACCGCGATCAGGAAGACGCGCTCGACAAACTCATCAAATTCCTTCTCAACTGGCTCGTACAGCATATCCTGAAGGTTGACAAGAAGATGCCCTACATCGAAGAAGCGGCATCGAAGCTGACAGAATGA